Proteins encoded together in one Nitrospira sp. CR1.1 window:
- a CDS encoding ABC transporter permease subunit, translated as MTLFFLVPLLLVFAISLASRGTYGGIVWEFTWANYLDLLHPLYGKILGQSLWYATLTTAICFLLGFPLAYVIARSPARWQPVLLLLVMLPFWTNFLVRTYAWMIILRHDGLANNFLLALGLIAEPLELLYTPTAVVIGLVYGYLPFMVLPLYVAVERLDPVLVEAAWDLYASRWAVLTRVVVPLTMPGIVGGCILVFIPSIGSFVTPDLLGGARSMMIGNLIQHEYLVVRDWPLGSAVSFVLMAIVMAAVVVYYRQANPEDGPLEGR; from the coding sequence ATGACCCTGTTCTTCCTGGTTCCGCTCCTGTTGGTGTTTGCCATCAGCTTGGCCTCGCGCGGGACCTATGGCGGCATCGTGTGGGAGTTCACCTGGGCGAACTATCTCGATCTGCTGCATCCACTCTACGGCAAAATCCTCGGTCAGTCCTTGTGGTACGCAACGCTCACGACGGCCATCTGTTTCCTGCTGGGGTTCCCGCTGGCCTATGTGATTGCGCGCAGCCCAGCCCGTTGGCAGCCGGTGTTGCTGCTCCTGGTCATGCTGCCGTTCTGGACGAACTTTCTCGTGCGGACCTACGCCTGGATGATCATATTGCGCCATGACGGCCTGGCCAATAATTTCCTGCTGGCACTCGGGCTGATCGCTGAGCCGCTGGAATTGCTCTACACCCCGACAGCGGTGGTGATCGGGTTGGTGTACGGGTATCTCCCGTTTATGGTATTGCCGCTCTACGTGGCGGTGGAACGGCTGGACCCTGTCCTGGTCGAGGCGGCATGGGATCTCTACGCGTCCCGCTGGGCGGTGCTGACGCGAGTGGTGGTGCCGCTGACGATGCCGGGCATCGTGGGTGGCTGCATTCTGGTGTTCATCCCGTCAATCGGTTCGTTCGTCACGCCGGATCTCCTGGGCGGTGCGCGTAGCATGATGATCGGTAACTTGATTCAGCACGAGTATCTGGTGGTGCGCGACTGGCCGCTGGGCTCGGCAGTGTCCTTCGTGCTGATGGCGATCGTGATGGCGGCCGTGGTCGTGTATTACCGGCAGGCAAACCCCGAGGACGGTCCATTGGAGGGGCGGTGA
- a CDS encoding ATP-binding cassette domain-containing protein — MATSSTSPVIASGQSLPSTAPTIDIRAIVRRHGSVAAVDHVSFQVQRGEFFSILGPSGAGKTSVLRIVAGFEHPDEGDVLIDGRSMIGVPPNRRPVNLVFQSYALFPHLTVSENVAFGLKMRRVPAALIDEQVRQALAMVKLIGKEARKPAQLSGGEQQRVALARALVNKPAVVLLDEPLAALDQQLRQAMQVELKSIQEQAGLTCVCVTHHQEEAMMMSDRIAVMHQGRMLQVGTPREVYENPRNLLVSRFLGVSNELSGRLSDVVGEEHLFQPADDRLPGFPVHTVPGQSSGGPATWSLRPERLRMSRERPATQDPVLPGLIEKVLFAGSETKYLIRVGRESLWEARMSGAAQQSFAAGEPVCLHWALTDGRVFVE, encoded by the coding sequence ATGGCCACCTCTTCCACCTCCCCTGTCATTGCCTCCGGCCAATCCCTTCCGTCGACAGCGCCGACGATCGACATTCGCGCGATCGTGCGACGCCACGGGTCGGTGGCGGCCGTGGATCACGTCAGTTTTCAGGTTCAACGGGGAGAATTTTTTTCCATTCTCGGGCCGAGCGGCGCCGGAAAAACGTCGGTCCTGCGTATCGTGGCCGGCTTCGAGCATCCGGATGAAGGGGATGTGCTGATTGACGGCCGATCGATGATCGGCGTGCCGCCCAATCGTCGTCCCGTGAACCTGGTGTTTCAATCCTACGCGCTCTTTCCCCATCTGACCGTGTCCGAGAATGTCGCCTTCGGCCTGAAAATGCGGCGGGTTCCTGCCGCGCTCATCGATGAGCAGGTTCGGCAGGCCTTGGCGATGGTCAAGCTGATCGGCAAGGAAGCACGAAAGCCTGCTCAATTATCCGGCGGCGAACAACAGCGTGTGGCCCTGGCCCGGGCGTTGGTGAATAAACCGGCTGTGGTCCTGCTCGATGAACCGCTGGCGGCCCTCGACCAACAACTGCGGCAGGCGATGCAGGTCGAGTTGAAGTCGATTCAGGAACAAGCCGGACTGACCTGTGTCTGCGTCACGCACCATCAGGAGGAGGCGATGATGATGTCCGATCGCATCGCCGTGATGCACCAGGGGCGTATGTTGCAGGTGGGCACTCCCCGGGAGGTGTATGAGAACCCCCGCAATCTGTTGGTGTCGCGGTTTCTCGGGGTGTCGAATGAATTGTCCGGGCGATTGAGTGACGTGGTGGGGGAAGAGCATCTCTTTCAGCCGGCTGATGACCGGTTGCCGGGATTTCCGGTGCACACCGTTCCCGGACAGTCATCTGGCGGTCCCGCCACCTGGTCGCTTCGGCCGGAACGTCTCCGCATGTCACGCGAGCGACCGGCCACCCAGGACCCGGTGTTACCCGGCCTGATCGAGAAGGTGCTCTTTGCCGGCAGCGAGACGAAGTATCTCATTCGAGTGGGTCGCGAGAGTCTCTGGGAAGCCAGGATGAGCGGCGCCGCGCAGCAGTCATTCGCTGCTGGCGAGCCGGTGTGTCTCCACTGGGCCTTGACTGATGGACGAGTGTTTGTTGAGTGA